A window of Marinobacter salarius contains these coding sequences:
- a CDS encoding DEAD/DEAH box helicase, protein MTSDAPEAGKTFFKDLNLDQRVLDAITDIGFEHCTPIQAETLPFTLACQDLIGQAQTGTGKTAAFLITAIQSMLETPIPKEDRFASEPRVLALAPTRELAMQIAKDAEQLCGYTGHNVVTVVGGMNYDKQRDQLQNEIVDILVATPGRLIDFLGSQDVFLDQLDILILDEADRMLDMGFIPDVKRIIRKCTPKEERQTLLFSATFNQDVLNLASMWTKSAEFVEIEPEQKTAERVKQTVYLVGEDEKLPVLVNYLQRPEVEKAIVFANRRDQCRDLDEDLRNQGVKVALMSGEIAQNKRLKTLEQFKNGSIQVLVATDVAGRGIHVDGVTHVFNYNLPDNAEDYVHRIGRTGRAGKHGVSVSFASEDDAFSLPAIESYISQKLTTAVPDEALMTELAKPPITRKRGGRRPQGNRSQGGRGGNQRQRRN, encoded by the coding sequence ATGACATCTGACGCACCCGAAGCCGGCAAAACCTTTTTCAAGGATCTTAACCTTGACCAGCGAGTGCTCGATGCCATCACCGATATCGGTTTTGAGCATTGCACGCCTATCCAGGCCGAGACCCTTCCGTTCACCCTGGCGTGCCAGGACCTGATCGGCCAGGCTCAGACCGGCACCGGAAAAACCGCCGCATTCCTGATTACTGCCATCCAGAGCATGCTGGAAACGCCGATTCCGAAAGAGGACCGGTTCGCCTCGGAACCCAGGGTTCTGGCACTGGCGCCAACTCGTGAACTGGCCATGCAGATCGCCAAGGATGCTGAGCAGCTGTGTGGGTACACGGGGCACAATGTGGTCACTGTGGTAGGCGGCATGAACTACGACAAGCAGCGAGACCAGTTACAGAACGAGATCGTTGACATACTGGTGGCAACCCCGGGCCGGCTGATTGATTTCCTGGGCTCTCAGGACGTTTTTCTCGACCAGCTCGACATCCTGATCCTGGATGAAGCGGACCGGATGCTGGACATGGGCTTTATTCCCGATGTGAAGCGCATTATCCGCAAGTGCACGCCAAAGGAAGAGCGTCAGACCTTGCTGTTCAGCGCCACCTTTAACCAGGACGTCCTCAACCTCGCCTCGATGTGGACCAAAAGTGCGGAATTCGTCGAGATCGAACCGGAACAGAAGACCGCTGAGCGGGTGAAGCAAACTGTCTATCTGGTGGGCGAGGATGAAAAACTGCCGGTGCTGGTCAACTACCTTCAGCGCCCCGAGGTGGAAAAAGCCATCGTCTTTGCGAACCGTCGTGACCAGTGTCGTGACCTGGATGAGGACCTTCGCAACCAGGGCGTAAAGGTCGCGCTGATGTCCGGGGAAATCGCCCAGAACAAGCGGCTGAAGACATTGGAACAGTTCAAGAATGGCAGCATTCAGGTACTGGTTGCCACGGATGTCGCCGGTCGTGGTATCCACGTTGACGGTGTAACCCATGTATTCAACTATAATCTTCCGGATAACGCTGAAGATTACGTTCACCGTATCGGGCGCACCGGTCGGGCGGGGAAGCACGGAGTCTCTGTCAGCTTTGCCAGTGAAGACGATGCTTTTTCACTGCCGGCTATCGAGTCCTACATCAGCCAGAAACTGACCACGGCGGTGCCGGATGAAGCGCTGATGACCGAACTCGCCAAACCGCCGATCACTCGCAAGCGTGGTGGCCGGCGCCCCCAGGGCAACCGCAGCCAGGGTGGACGTGGCGGAAACCAGCGTCAACGCAGGAACTAA
- the htpX gene encoding protease HtpX, with protein MRILLFLATNLAVILVASFTLKLLGVDSYLAQNGIQYGSLLAFAAVFGFAGAIVSLLISKPVAKWSTKAKVIESPRTPAERWLVDTVRELSKNAGIGMPEVAIFPASQSNAFATGWNKNNSLVAVSEGLLHRFNQDEIRAVLGHEIGHVANGDMVTLALIQGVVNTFVIFASRVIGSFVDRVVFKNESGHGIGFFVVSIAAEIVLGILASTIVFWFSRRREYRADIAGAQLAGRGAMINALARLKQESEVPDQMPDSLQAFGINRGARAGISALFMTHPPLDSRIEALKSAPL; from the coding sequence ATGCGTATTCTGCTGTTTCTTGCCACCAACCTGGCTGTCATTCTTGTCGCCAGCTTCACCCTGAAACTTCTGGGCGTTGACAGCTACCTCGCCCAGAACGGGATCCAGTACGGCTCACTGCTTGCCTTTGCCGCAGTGTTTGGCTTTGCCGGCGCCATTGTATCGCTGCTGATTTCCAAACCTGTGGCGAAGTGGAGCACCAAGGCAAAAGTGATCGAGTCGCCACGCACACCGGCTGAGCGCTGGCTGGTAGACACCGTTCGCGAGCTTTCGAAAAATGCCGGCATCGGTATGCCGGAAGTCGCCATTTTCCCAGCCTCACAATCCAATGCCTTTGCCACCGGCTGGAACAAGAACAACTCCCTGGTAGCCGTCAGCGAGGGACTGCTGCACCGCTTTAACCAGGATGAGATTCGGGCGGTCCTGGGGCACGAAATAGGTCACGTGGCCAACGGCGACATGGTAACCCTGGCGCTGATTCAGGGTGTGGTGAACACGTTCGTGATTTTTGCGTCCCGGGTGATCGGCTCGTTTGTTGACCGCGTGGTGTTCAAGAACGAGAGCGGGCACGGTATCGGCTTCTTTGTGGTCAGTATCGCGGCGGAAATCGTGCTGGGCATCCTTGCCAGCACCATCGTGTTCTGGTTCTCGCGTCGCCGGGAATACCGTGCCGACATCGCTGGCGCGCAACTGGCAGGCCGCGGGGCCATGATCAACGCCTTGGCGCGGCTAAAACAGGAAAGCGAAGTGCCTGATCAAATGCCCGACAGCCTGCAGGCGTTTGGCATTAATCGAGGTGCGAGGGCGGGAATCAGCGCCCTGTTCATGACACACCCGCCGCTGGACAGCCGGATCGAGGCTCTGAAGAGCGCGCCACTTTAA
- the pdxB gene encoding 4-phosphoerythronate dehydrogenase PdxB: MRIVADENIPLLESFFGDIGEIRPVSGRTMSAADVQNADILLVRSVTRVNQALLEGSRVRFVGTCTIGTDHVDQNWLESSRIAFSAAPGCNANSVVEYVLSVISLHAEKRGVVDWSKLSVGIVGAGNVGGELAHKLDRLGFNVRLCDPPRAEREGDEGEQYVGLDEAMACDVVTLHTPLTREGKHATFHMFGQERLSSLTEDQLLINTSRGAVIDTSALLARLEAPNAPTVVLDVFEHEPRVHAELVEKVWLSTPHIAGYSLEGKVQGSEMVYQALSRYMGLPARKKAGQFLPEPALNKLSFTSAAEEMASANIAIRSCYDPRQDDARMRLAMALPLEDRAQAFDRLRRDYPVRREFSSLKIQLKGTSKSMQDTFRALGFKLKL; the protein is encoded by the coding sequence ATGCGGATAGTAGCGGACGAGAACATACCCTTACTGGAATCGTTTTTTGGCGATATCGGCGAGATACGACCAGTGTCCGGGCGCACGATGTCTGCTGCGGATGTTCAGAATGCGGATATCCTGCTGGTGCGTTCAGTCACTCGGGTTAATCAGGCGTTGCTTGAAGGAAGCCGGGTCCGCTTCGTTGGAACCTGTACCATCGGCACTGATCATGTCGACCAGAATTGGCTTGAATCCAGCCGCATCGCGTTTTCGGCGGCTCCCGGCTGCAACGCCAACAGTGTGGTTGAGTACGTGCTGTCAGTGATCTCGCTGCACGCGGAAAAGCGTGGCGTTGTGGATTGGTCAAAACTCAGTGTTGGTATCGTGGGTGCCGGCAATGTGGGTGGAGAGCTTGCACACAAGCTGGACAGGCTCGGTTTCAATGTACGCCTTTGCGACCCGCCAAGGGCGGAACGGGAAGGCGACGAAGGCGAGCAGTATGTCGGTCTTGACGAGGCCATGGCGTGCGACGTGGTAACACTGCACACGCCATTGACCCGCGAGGGAAAGCATGCAACGTTCCATATGTTCGGGCAGGAACGTCTGTCTTCGCTGACTGAAGACCAGTTGCTGATCAATACCAGCCGGGGCGCAGTAATCGACACCTCCGCCTTGCTGGCGCGTCTGGAGGCGCCAAACGCGCCCACAGTGGTACTGGATGTCTTTGAGCATGAGCCCCGGGTTCACGCTGAACTGGTGGAAAAAGTATGGCTTTCCACTCCCCATATCGCAGGCTATAGCCTGGAAGGTAAGGTGCAGGGTAGTGAGATGGTCTACCAGGCCCTGAGCCGTTATATGGGGCTTCCTGCCCGCAAGAAGGCTGGCCAGTTCCTGCCAGAGCCGGCGCTGAACAAACTGTCCTTTACCAGTGCGGCAGAAGAAATGGCGTCAGCCAATATTGCCATACGCTCCTGCTACGATCCGCGCCAGGATGACGCCCGCATGCGATTGGCAATGGCGTTGCCACTGGAAGATCGGGCCCAGGCCTTTGACCGGTTGCGCCGGGATTATCCCGTCCGCCGGGAGTTTTCCAGCCTGAAGATCCAGCTCAAGGGCACCAGTAAATCCATGCAGGATACTTTCCGGGCCCTTGGCTTTAAACTGAAGCTCTGA
- a CDS encoding glutathione peroxidase has product MSTQSIYDFNAADIRGEEHSLDEFRGKVLLIVNTASKCGFTPQFEGLQTLYVELKEKGLEVLGFPCNQFRNQDPADDKAISEFCSLNYGVDFPMFAKIDVNGPNAHPLFEYLKHSAKGLLGSEAVKWNFTKFLVNREGEVVRRYPPTTKPSAIRADIEALL; this is encoded by the coding sequence ATGAGCACGCAAAGCATCTACGACTTTAACGCGGCCGATATTCGCGGCGAGGAGCATTCCCTGGATGAGTTCCGTGGCAAAGTTCTGTTGATCGTAAACACGGCCAGCAAATGCGGTTTTACCCCTCAGTTCGAGGGTTTGCAGACCCTGTACGTCGAGCTGAAAGAAAAAGGCCTCGAAGTGCTCGGCTTTCCCTGCAACCAGTTCCGGAATCAGGACCCGGCGGACGACAAGGCTATCAGTGAATTCTGTAGCCTTAACTACGGCGTGGACTTTCCCATGTTTGCAAAGATTGACGTCAACGGCCCTAATGCCCATCCGCTGTTTGAGTACCTGAAGCACAGTGCCAAGGGGTTGTTGGGTTCGGAAGCCGTTAAATGGAACTTCACCAAGTTCCTGGTGAATCGTGAGGGTGAAGTGGTGCGTCGTTACCCGCCAACCACCAAGCCGTCTGCCATTCGCGCCGACATT
- a CDS encoding pyridoxal phosphate-dependent aminotransferase codes for MQNYLKSAKLDNVCYEIRGVVLREARRLEEEGHRVLKLNIGNPAAFELDVPEEIQQDVIHNMPLAQGYVESKGLFSARKAVMHYCQQRGINKVDIDDIYLGNGVSEMIVMSMQAMLNTGDEVLIPAPDYPLWTAAVTLSSGKPVHYRCDEQQDWFPDIDDIRKKITRRTRAIVLINPNNPTGAVYSRELLEQVVELARQHNLIVLSDEIYDKILYDGTEHVPTASLADDVLFFTYNGLSKNYRAAGYRSGWMIISGAKHRAQDLIEGIEMLSNMRLCANVPAQLAIQTALGGYQSIEDLVAPGGRLFEQRETAWNLLNDIPGVSCVKPKGALYLFPKLDPKRFPIVNDEKLVLDLLLQERILLVQGSAFNIDDKQHLRVVFLPREDALEDAMKRLAHFLSSYQL; via the coding sequence ATGCAGAACTATCTCAAATCCGCCAAGCTGGATAACGTGTGTTACGAGATACGTGGCGTGGTTCTGCGTGAAGCCCGTCGGCTGGAGGAAGAGGGCCACCGGGTTCTTAAACTCAACATCGGCAACCCAGCGGCTTTCGAACTGGACGTACCCGAGGAAATCCAGCAGGACGTTATTCACAACATGCCCCTGGCCCAGGGGTATGTTGAATCAAAAGGGTTGTTCTCCGCCCGTAAGGCGGTGATGCACTATTGCCAACAACGGGGCATCAACAAGGTGGATATCGACGATATCTACCTGGGCAATGGCGTCAGCGAAATGATTGTGATGTCCATGCAGGCCATGCTCAATACCGGCGACGAGGTGCTGATCCCGGCCCCTGACTACCCGCTCTGGACGGCCGCCGTGACCCTGTCCAGTGGCAAGCCGGTTCACTACCGCTGCGACGAGCAACAGGACTGGTTCCCGGATATCGACGATATCCGCAAGAAAATCACCCGCCGCACCCGGGCTATCGTGCTTATCAACCCCAACAACCCGACCGGCGCCGTGTACTCCCGCGAATTGCTGGAACAGGTGGTGGAACTGGCGCGGCAGCACAACCTGATCGTGCTGTCAGATGAGATCTACGACAAAATCCTGTACGACGGCACTGAACATGTCCCCACCGCGTCACTGGCGGATGACGTACTGTTCTTTACCTATAACGGCCTGTCCAAGAACTATCGTGCCGCCGGCTACCGTTCCGGCTGGATGATTATCAGCGGCGCCAAACACCGCGCGCAGGACCTGATCGAGGGCATCGAAATGCTCTCCAACATGCGCTTGTGCGCCAATGTACCGGCACAGCTGGCCATCCAGACCGCGCTGGGGGGCTACCAGTCGATTGAAGACCTGGTGGCACCGGGGGGTCGCCTGTTCGAACAACGGGAAACCGCCTGGAACCTGCTCAATGATATTCCAGGCGTCAGCTGTGTTAAGCCCAAAGGCGCTCTATATCTGTTTCCAAAGCTGGACCCCAAGCGCTTCCCCATCGTCAATGACGAAAAGCTGGTACTGGACCTGCTGCTGCAGGAACGCATCCTCCTGGTTCAGGGTTCCGCCTTCAACATCGACGACAAGCAACACCTGCGTGTCGTCTTCCTGCCTCGTGAGGACGCCCTTGAGGATGCCATGAAGCGTTTGGCACACTTCCTGTCGTCCTACCAGTTGTGA